A stretch of the Bdellovibrio sp. 22V genome encodes the following:
- a CDS encoding pyrroline-5-carboxylate reductase, whose amino-acid sequence MNPFLKSQKIGFLGAGNMAQAMIKGLLEGGIPSKNIFATNRSEGKLLKLAETFKINPVSSNEVLIDTCDIIILAVKPQDLLQALEPVTRAFDENKVVISVAAGIRMEKLERFIQGARLSRVMPNTPSLIGRGVIGYLLNDDDDNALESTVEDLFAPLGRVIKVSDEDQFEALMVSCSSGTGFVFEMMMYWQDWIEEHGFSQEEARLMTIETFVGASLLAAQAREGVEDLQARVTSKKGVTAAGLQSMRELEIERALRISFEKAAMRNKEMAREIK is encoded by the coding sequence ATGAACCCATTTTTGAAATCGCAAAAAATCGGATTTTTGGGTGCAGGGAATATGGCGCAAGCCATGATTAAGGGCCTCCTTGAAGGCGGAATCCCCTCCAAAAATATCTTCGCTACAAATCGCTCCGAAGGAAAACTTCTAAAACTGGCCGAGACATTTAAAATCAACCCGGTTTCGAGCAATGAAGTTCTTATCGACACTTGTGACATTATTATCTTAGCCGTGAAACCGCAGGATTTGTTGCAAGCGCTCGAGCCTGTCACCAGAGCTTTTGATGAAAACAAAGTCGTTATCAGCGTGGCCGCTGGTATTCGCATGGAAAAATTGGAACGCTTCATTCAAGGCGCCCGTCTTTCTCGTGTGATGCCGAATACTCCGTCGCTTATCGGCAGAGGGGTCATTGGCTATCTTCTTAACGACGATGATGACAACGCTTTGGAAAGCACAGTCGAAGATCTTTTTGCGCCGCTAGGTCGCGTGATCAAAGTGAGCGACGAAGATCAGTTTGAAGCATTGATGGTGTCTTGCTCCAGCGGAACGGGTTTTGTCTTTGAAATGATGATGTACTGGCAGGATTGGATCGAAGAGCATGGTTTTTCTCAGGAAGAGGCCCGCCTTATGACGATCGAAACTTTTGTGGGCGCGTCCCTTCTGGCAGCCCAGGCTCGCGAAGGAGTTGAGGATTTACAGGCCCGTGTTACTTCTAAAAAAGGTGTCACCGCAGCTGGACTTCAGTCCATGAGAGAGCTTGAAATCGAACGCGCTCTTCGCATTAGCTTTGAAAAAGCCGCGATGAGAAACAAAGAAATGGCCCGGGAAATCAAATAA
- a CDS encoding YggS family pyridoxal phosphate-dependent enzyme: MDLQTIVKNCSPAQVLAVSKLQPEEKIRSLYHHGQRHFGENYVQEALTKLENLQDLPDIRWHLIGHLQKNKAKLVVGKFHLIHSVDSLELAQVMSRQCEQKHTTQNILVQVNLAGEETKGGFDKQSLLQSWAQITNLPHLQIHGLMTMPPLTETGAEVRPYFSELRELLNQLRTQTDLARHPLTELSMGTSHDFKVAIEEGATIVRLGTILFGERPSKR; this comes from the coding sequence ATGGACCTTCAAACTATTGTAAAAAACTGTTCTCCGGCGCAAGTCCTTGCTGTTTCTAAATTGCAGCCGGAGGAAAAAATTCGCTCGCTCTATCACCACGGCCAACGCCATTTTGGCGAAAACTACGTCCAAGAAGCGCTGACGAAACTTGAGAACCTTCAAGACCTTCCCGACATCCGTTGGCATTTGATTGGCCACTTACAAAAGAATAAAGCAAAACTTGTCGTTGGAAAGTTCCACTTAATTCATTCCGTCGACTCACTCGAGCTGGCGCAAGTCATGAGCCGCCAGTGCGAGCAAAAACACACAACCCAAAACATCCTTGTGCAAGTCAATTTAGCGGGCGAAGAAACAAAGGGCGGTTTTGACAAACAAAGTCTATTGCAAAGTTGGGCGCAGATTACAAATCTGCCTCATCTGCAAATTCACGGCTTGATGACGATGCCTCCATTAACCGAAACAGGTGCGGAAGTACGTCCTTATTTTAGCGAACTCCGCGAGCTGCTAAACCAGCTTCGCACCCAAACAGATTTGGCTCGGCATCCGCTGACAGAGCTGTCAATGGGCACGAGCCACGATTTTAAAGTCGCCATTGAAGAGGGAGCGACAATCGTGCGTCTTGGGACTATTTTGTTTGGCGAACGTCCTTCGAAACGGTAG
- a CDS encoding MFS transporter produces MTSTSNKSRLAIIFFTVFLYLVGFGVVIPVIPILSRNFGATALQTGLLLSVYSLMQFLFSPFWGRLSDRLGRRPILLFCLFGEGLSYILFAWARSLEWLFIARILAGFFGASLSTASAYISDITPKHERSKGMALIGAAFGLGFVIGPALGGGLAVWGHHISAEPHFDTSFSAYWVAALCFANFLFGLKFLTESLSEKSESAEKKKRFSIMWHYLNVKTVGSLMTVFMLASLAMSSMEATLILFMGEKFQWDVKQVSFGFAYIGVIIVFTQGFLVRRLIPKWGERKVLRLGLISFALGLTCIAIASSIPVMAVAMTLLSIGNGLSNPSTLGSISLLTDAKEQGVTMGVTQSMASLGRIIGPALGGALYGSVAITAPFWASGLLAAIALIIVIKIYKLIPEHGRVG; encoded by the coding sequence ATGACTTCGACATCAAATAAATCACGGCTGGCGATTATCTTTTTCACTGTTTTCCTCTATTTAGTGGGCTTTGGTGTGGTTATTCCCGTGATCCCGATCTTAAGTCGAAACTTTGGTGCTACGGCTTTGCAAACGGGACTTTTGCTTTCCGTGTATTCTTTGATGCAATTTCTCTTTTCACCGTTTTGGGGTCGCTTGAGCGATCGTTTAGGTCGCCGTCCTATTTTGCTGTTCTGTCTTTTCGGTGAAGGACTTTCTTATATTCTTTTTGCGTGGGCGCGCTCTCTTGAATGGCTCTTCATTGCGCGCATTCTCGCCGGTTTTTTTGGTGCGAGTCTTTCGACCGCTTCGGCATATATTTCCGATATCACTCCTAAACATGAACGCTCGAAAGGCATGGCTCTTATCGGAGCCGCTTTCGGTTTAGGATTTGTGATTGGTCCTGCCTTAGGCGGAGGCTTGGCGGTTTGGGGACATCATATTTCAGCCGAACCTCATTTCGACACGTCCTTTTCTGCTTACTGGGTCGCTGCCTTGTGTTTCGCGAACTTTTTGTTCGGTTTGAAATTCCTGACCGAGTCTCTCAGCGAAAAAAGCGAATCCGCAGAAAAGAAAAAACGATTTTCAATTATGTGGCATTACTTGAACGTCAAAACGGTCGGCTCCTTGATGACGGTCTTTATGCTTGCATCTTTGGCGATGTCTTCGATGGAAGCGACTTTGATTCTTTTCATGGGCGAAAAGTTTCAATGGGACGTAAAACAAGTCAGTTTCGGTTTTGCTTACATCGGCGTGATCATCGTCTTCACTCAAGGTTTTTTGGTGCGCCGTTTGATCCCGAAGTGGGGCGAGCGCAAAGTTCTTCGTCTTGGGCTTATCTCATTCGCTCTGGGCCTTACGTGCATTGCCATCGCTTCTTCAATTCCGGTGATGGCTGTGGCGATGACATTGCTGTCGATCGGCAACGGTCTCTCCAATCCTTCCACATTGGGAAGCATCAGCCTTCTTACCGATGCGAAAGAACAAGGAGTCACCATGGGTGTCACACAAAGCATGGCGTCTTTGGGCAGAATTATCGGACCCGCTCTTGGCGGAGCTCTTTATGGATCCGTGGCCATCACGGCGCCTTTTTGGGCCTCAGGGCTTCTTGCTGCGATAGCACTGATCATCGTCATCAAAATTTATAAACTTATTCCCGAGCACGGGCGCGTAGGATAA
- a CDS encoding porin yields the protein MKKFLFASLISVMAVHAQAGSLSLDMRADYNSTTYDESPLPDFTKFYFKTGRLDYQGKATEDLSYRVRLAFNKDAAVQTTDSTQVAVEYAYLSHKMSELFTLSVGKFNTEFGGFEGATSGADLYLTSEFYTMRGLDGSLDGLNLGTTNLLYMTGVKGTFSFAGQQVHVMATNETNGATEAGDPAAQNSSLYGVVWRGGFMEKALNFNLSYHTMNGPAADDKHQFMAAGVMWNLAPITASADYLVSEFKQDASGDKDTVTSIVAKLAYTGWEQWTPRLEFTTSEEKIEIGGAATNKFTGYGAVLEYKPWTDTNFRYHVAYNTIKEAPEVGEDMTKQEVVVGARLLADFLK from the coding sequence ATGAAAAAGTTTTTGTTCGCGTCTTTGATTTCAGTTATGGCGGTGCACGCTCAAGCAGGCTCTTTGAGCCTCGACATGCGCGCTGACTACAACTCAACAACTTACGATGAGTCTCCACTTCCAGACTTCACTAAGTTCTATTTTAAAACAGGCCGTCTTGATTACCAAGGCAAAGCGACGGAAGATCTTTCTTACCGCGTTCGTCTTGCTTTCAATAAAGACGCTGCTGTGCAAACAACAGACAGCACGCAAGTGGCAGTGGAATACGCTTACTTGTCACACAAAATGTCTGAGCTTTTCACTTTGTCCGTTGGTAAATTCAACACTGAATTCGGTGGTTTTGAAGGCGCGACAAGCGGAGCGGATCTTTACCTCACGTCTGAGTTCTATACGATGAGAGGCCTTGACGGTTCTCTTGATGGTTTGAACCTAGGTACGACAAACTTGCTTTACATGACTGGCGTTAAGGGAACTTTTTCTTTCGCAGGTCAACAAGTTCACGTTATGGCGACGAATGAAACAAACGGCGCAACAGAAGCGGGCGATCCAGCGGCGCAAAACTCTTCTCTTTACGGTGTTGTATGGAGAGGCGGCTTCATGGAGAAAGCTTTGAACTTCAACCTGAGCTATCACACGATGAACGGTCCTGCGGCTGATGACAAACATCAGTTCATGGCTGCCGGCGTAATGTGGAATCTGGCACCGATCACGGCTTCTGCTGACTACCTTGTTTCTGAATTCAAGCAAGATGCTTCCGGCGACAAAGACACTGTGACTTCGATCGTTGCGAAACTTGCTTACACAGGTTGGGAACAATGGACGCCACGTCTTGAATTCACGACTTCTGAAGAAAAAATCGAAATCGGTGGCGCGGCTACTAACAAGTTCACTGGTTACGGCGCAGTTCTTGAGTACAAACCTTGGACTGATACAAACTTCCGTTACCATGTCGCTTACAACACAATCAAAGAAGCTCCAGAAGTGGGCGAAGACATGACAAAACAAGAAGTTGTCGTAGGTGCCCGCCTTCTTGCAGATTTCTTGAAATAA
- a CDS encoding rhodanese-like domain-containing protein, translated as MELNQIGFFQFENLVQNRIPLILVLLDPVDLKPWYNSVVNMHLQNVTLHCSPEQVLPEIQNKKLPPHFAVIILDQNAEKSPAVAKTLEDAGYINVYYVKGGFTHLAKEREQESNR; from the coding sequence ATGGAACTTAATCAAATCGGCTTTTTTCAATTCGAAAACCTTGTTCAGAACCGAATCCCTCTGATCCTTGTGCTCTTAGATCCCGTCGATCTGAAACCTTGGTACAATAGTGTTGTGAACATGCACTTGCAGAACGTGACTTTGCATTGTTCGCCGGAACAAGTGTTGCCAGAGATTCAAAATAAAAAACTGCCCCCGCATTTCGCGGTCATCATTCTGGATCAGAATGCGGAAAAGAGTCCCGCCGTTGCAAAGACTTTGGAAGACGCCGGCTATATCAATGTTTATTACGTTAAAGGTGGCTTTACCCACTTGGCGAAGGAACGCGAACAAGAATCTAACAGATAA
- a CDS encoding DivIVA domain-containing protein, translated as MRITPIDIAHKSFGKKMMGLDADEVVDFLQQIASQMEALIQERNSLKEAIREKELSLMEYKERDQVLKDTIATATQMAERLRQDADREAKLIIADAQQKAEIITRDSRDSLKKMYQEVTELKRARLQFEANLKALAQAHLSLLEQGEKYMPQMQLPGHNIVNGNNGGGRTTNVSPLSAE; from the coding sequence ATGAGAATTACTCCTATCGACATTGCTCACAAGTCTTTCGGAAAAAAGATGATGGGTTTGGACGCTGATGAGGTTGTGGATTTCCTCCAGCAGATCGCATCGCAAATGGAAGCTCTTATTCAAGAGAGAAACTCCCTCAAAGAGGCCATTCGCGAAAAAGAACTTTCCTTGATGGAATATAAAGAGCGCGATCAAGTCCTTAAAGACACTATCGCGACAGCAACGCAAATGGCGGAACGTCTTCGCCAAGACGCCGACCGTGAAGCTAAACTAATTATCGCAGATGCTCAACAAAAAGCGGAAATCATCACTCGCGACTCTCGCGATTCATTGAAAAAAATGTATCAAGAAGTCACAGAGTTGAAACGTGCTCGCTTGCAGTTTGAAGCAAACTTGAAGGCGTTGGCGCAAGCCCACTTGTCTTTGCTTGAACAAGGCGAAAAGTACATGCCGCAAATGCAGCTTCCAGGTCACAACATTGTGAATGGCAATAATGGCGGCGGACGCACAACAAACGTGTCTCCTCTTTCTGCTGAGTAA
- a CDS encoding valine--tRNA ligase: MSEQLSDRYNPADVETRTYQWWEQSGYFKAQDQSTKPPFSIILPPPNVTGFLHMGHALDHTIQDMLIRWKRMNGYNAMWLPGTDHAGIATQSVVERELKKDGVTRHELGREKFVEKIWEWKNQYGDRIYSQMRRLGDSCDWDRAVFTLDEGVSKAVRKVFVTLHKKGLIYRGQRLVNWSGPLETAISDLEVEHKQIKGSLYHINYPLEDGSGFLTVATTRPETMLGDTALCVHPEDERYKHLIGKNVVIPLINRKIKIIADTYVDKSFGSGVVKITPAHDFNDYKIGKAHHLEFINILTKKAELNENAGPYQGLKVQEARKRVLEDLKAQNLLVKEEPHVHSVGHCSRSGAVVEPFLSEQWFVKMDQLATPAKRVVESGTIRFEPESWTKVYLHWLNNIEDWCISRQLWWGHRIPVWYCDECNHQTVSETDITSCEKCGSTKVHQDEDVLDTWFSSGLWPFSTMGWPNETEALKTFYPTSYLVTGHDIIFFWVARMIMMGLEFKRDVPFRTVYIHGLVRDSQGRKMSKSLGNSVDPVEMIEKYGADALRFTFAAHLYSGKDFKFSEQRLEGYRNFMNKIWNAARFALSNLSDFKAPAEGVKALPDKAHISVFDQWIITKLAEVTKEVEDAMESERFSDAANSLYQFIWNQFCDWYIEFTKPIMNGTNADEKKATQLVIAQVLNRITRLLHPFAPFISEEIYQKLPIKGAACIVDQFPNTRNDREFLSLGSPQSAFEIDVVKEVITAIRNIRGENRISPATKINVRLGVMNDQVQKILGNNRTAIITMGRVENLEIGAEGDLMKCAVAPVIVKDASVKVIIPLEGLVDFDEEVKRINKLVEKLQKDISMLTNKLSNEKFIANADEDVVAADKALLSQSKTQLESLREALTRFQ, from the coding sequence ATGTCAGAACAATTATCAGATCGCTACAATCCCGCAGATGTAGAAACACGCACGTATCAGTGGTGGGAACAGTCCGGCTATTTCAAAGCACAGGATCAATCAACAAAACCTCCGTTCTCTATCATTTTGCCTCCTCCCAACGTCACGGGTTTCTTGCATATGGGTCACGCCTTGGATCACACAATCCAAGACATGCTTATTCGTTGGAAAAGAATGAATGGCTACAATGCCATGTGGTTGCCAGGAACGGATCATGCCGGCATCGCGACCCAATCTGTTGTTGAGCGTGAACTTAAAAAAGACGGTGTAACTCGCCATGAATTAGGCCGCGAAAAGTTCGTTGAAAAAATCTGGGAGTGGAAAAACCAATATGGCGATCGTATTTATTCACAAATGCGCCGTCTTGGCGACTCTTGTGATTGGGATCGCGCTGTTTTCACTTTGGACGAAGGCGTATCCAAGGCGGTTCGCAAAGTGTTTGTGACTCTTCACAAAAAAGGTCTGATCTATCGTGGTCAGCGCTTGGTGAACTGGTCAGGTCCACTTGAGACAGCTATTTCAGATCTTGAGGTTGAACACAAGCAGATCAAGGGATCTCTTTATCACATCAACTATCCGCTTGAAGATGGCTCCGGCTTCTTGACGGTGGCGACAACTCGTCCTGAAACCATGTTGGGAGACACCGCTCTTTGCGTTCACCCTGAAGACGAACGCTACAAACACTTGATCGGTAAAAACGTGGTGATTCCTTTGATCAACAGAAAGATCAAAATCATCGCTGACACTTACGTGGACAAATCATTTGGCTCGGGTGTTGTAAAGATCACTCCTGCGCATGACTTTAACGATTACAAAATCGGCAAAGCGCACCACTTGGAGTTCATCAACATCCTGACAAAAAAAGCCGAGCTCAACGAAAATGCAGGTCCTTATCAAGGCCTTAAAGTTCAAGAAGCCCGCAAGCGTGTTCTTGAAGATCTGAAGGCGCAAAATCTTTTGGTAAAAGAAGAGCCGCATGTTCACTCAGTAGGACATTGCTCTCGTTCGGGCGCCGTTGTTGAGCCGTTCTTGTCAGAACAATGGTTCGTAAAAATGGATCAGCTTGCTACTCCTGCAAAACGTGTCGTTGAAAGCGGTACGATTCGTTTCGAACCGGAATCTTGGACAAAAGTGTACTTGCATTGGCTGAATAACATCGAAGACTGGTGTATTTCCCGTCAGCTTTGGTGGGGCCACCGCATCCCTGTATGGTATTGCGACGAGTGCAATCACCAAACTGTCAGCGAAACGGACATTACGTCTTGTGAAAAATGCGGCAGCACTAAAGTACATCAAGATGAAGACGTTCTTGATACATGGTTTAGTTCGGGTCTGTGGCCGTTCTCCACTATGGGATGGCCAAACGAAACGGAAGCTTTAAAGACATTCTATCCAACAAGTTATCTTGTCACGGGTCACGACATCATCTTCTTCTGGGTGGCGCGTATGATCATGATGGGTCTTGAGTTTAAGCGCGACGTTCCTTTCCGCACGGTTTATATCCACGGTTTGGTGCGCGATTCTCAAGGTCGTAAAATGTCGAAGTCTCTTGGTAACTCTGTCGACCCGGTAGAAATGATCGAAAAGTACGGTGCGGATGCTCTGCGCTTTACTTTCGCGGCTCACTTATACTCGGGCAAAGACTTTAAGTTCAGCGAACAGCGCCTGGAAGGCTACCGCAATTTCATGAATAAAATCTGGAACGCGGCCCGCTTTGCCCTTTCGAACTTGTCTGATTTTAAAGCTCCTGCAGAAGGCGTAAAAGCTTTGCCGGACAAAGCGCACATCAGCGTGTTCGATCAATGGATCATCACGAAACTTGCGGAAGTTACAAAAGAAGTTGAAGACGCGATGGAGTCTGAAAGATTCTCTGACGCTGCCAACTCTCTTTATCAGTTCATTTGGAATCAATTCTGTGATTGGTACATCGAATTCACAAAACCAATCATGAACGGCACAAACGCAGACGAAAAGAAAGCGACTCAGCTTGTGATTGCGCAAGTCTTGAATCGCATCACACGTTTGTTGCATCCATTCGCGCCGTTTATCTCGGAAGAGATTTACCAAAAGCTGCCGATCAAAGGTGCCGCTTGTATCGTGGATCAGTTCCCGAATACCAGAAACGACCGCGAGTTTTTAAGCCTTGGTTCACCGCAAAGTGCGTTTGAAATCGACGTGGTTAAAGAGGTCATCACGGCCATTCGTAATATCCGTGGTGAAAACCGCATCAGCCCGGCAACGAAAATCAACGTTCGTTTGGGCGTGATGAACGATCAAGTCCAAAAAATACTTGGCAATAACCGCACGGCTATCATTACAATGGGCCGCGTGGAAAATCTTGAAATTGGTGCTGAGGGCGACTTGATGAAGTGTGCGGTGGCTCCGGTGATCGTGAAAGATGCGAGCGTGAAGGTGATCATCCCTCTTGAAGGTTTGGTCGACTTTGATGAAGAAGTAAAACGCATCAACAAACTCGTCGAGAAGTTGCAAAAAGATATCTCTATGCTGACGAATAAACTTTCTAACGAGAAGTTTATCGCCAACGCCGATGAAGATGTCGTTGCGGCTGACAAGGCTCTTCTAAGTCAGTCTAAGACTCAACTAGAATCTTTGCGCGAAGCTTTGACACGTTTCCAATAA
- a CDS encoding DUF167 family protein, whose product MIESIKGGVRLHLFIQPKASKNEVVGPHNGELKVKITAPPIDGRANEGLIEFLSDLFDVPKRNITLVKGDTGRHKTVDVLGIDVSAVQELLR is encoded by the coding sequence ATGATTGAATCAATAAAAGGTGGAGTTCGGCTCCACCTTTTTATTCAGCCTAAGGCCTCTAAAAACGAAGTTGTGGGTCCTCACAACGGCGAACTCAAAGTAAAAATCACCGCACCTCCAATTGACGGCAGAGCCAACGAAGGACTGATCGAATTCCTTTCCGATCTTTTTGACGTGCCGAAAAGAAATATCACTCTTGTCAAAGGGGATACCGGTCGACACAAAACCGTCGACGTTCTTGGTATTGACGTAAGCGCCGTTCAAGAACTACTGCGATAG